A region from the Bombyx mori chromosome 15, ASM3026992v2 genome encodes:
- the LOC101736433 gene encoding zinc finger protein 528, whose protein sequence is MYYWHVKMSANVASFPCPVCTLSGVFFTAQSLRDRLIQVSTNKILCPVCQEEIIGLDKLTIHLFSHVKLLAANENVDKDRVSDVKIIPKKKHDLVLPQKKPKPSTSKNKPQPSTVNTPVKFVKIYPKFPVISLNTLPIIDISQLSSKDCIQQREKVFVKAESAVLQANTACNICGLQFVDENILKVHRCLIHNIDDDANSTITTYQCHLCPKKFKMRGSLMVHLRVAHFGFSAGNKKCPAEKTESGKCDEKDQEDKPFAMVKIDNKQWQCDVCRKCFTTKYFLKKHKRLHTGETPYACTQCNKTFTFQQSYHKHLLYHNDEKPHICNYCGRAFKELSTLHNHQRIHTGEKPFSCETCGKCFRQRVSYLVHRRIHTGVMPYKCTACEKSFRYKVSQRTHKCQAQPPGTVVRQVGNLVEKLKKKCADSSTSNDKEERSNHDNYFREVSKANAELVLSGAKLSLDDMEADNFNLINDTFNRNVPEQITELKSPTQMTKNNKIAPCLDSNLEELMDSIPLVDKNMPSPSEILKKLCLSKDEDYSLSPDKTCENDFEIYKDIDKYL, encoded by the exons ATGTATTATTGGCACGTGAAAATGAGTGCTAATGTGGCTTCTTTTCCATGCCCAGTATGTACACTGTCGGGTGTTTTTTTTACGGCACAATCATTAAGAGATAGGCTAATACAAGTTtcgacaaataaaattttgtgtcCAGTTTGTCAAGAAGAGATCATTGGCTTGGATAAGTTAACTATACACTTATTTAGCCACGTTAAGCTTCTGGCAGCGAACGAAAATGTTGATAAGGATCGAGTAAGTGATGTGAAAATTATACCAAAAAAGAAACACGATCTAGTACTGCCACAGAAGAAACCAAAACCGTCGACGTCTAAAAATAAACCTCAACCATCAACAGTAAACACGCCGGTGAAGTTCGTCAAGATTTATCCCAAATTTCCAGTTATATCGTTAAATACTTTACCTATAATAGATATATCACAACTCTCATCGAAAGATTGCATACAACAACGTGAAAAGGTTTTTGTAAAAGCCGAATCAGCAGTTTTACAAGCAAACACAGCATGCAATATTTGCGGACTGCAGTTTGTCGATGAGAACATTCTAAAGGTGCACCGATGCTTAATACACAATATTGATGACGATGCAAATTCTACAATAACAACATACCAGTGTCACCTGTGCccaaagaaatttaaaatgaGAGGATCTTTGATGGTTCATCTAAGAGTTGCACATTTTGGATTTTCGGCGGGAAATAAAAAGTGTCCTGCAGAAAAAACCGAATCAGGAAAATGTGATGAAAAGGATCAAGAGGATAAACCGTTTGCCATGGTTAAAATTGATAATAAGCAATGGCAGTGTGATGTTTGTCGAAAATGTTTTACtacaaaatattttctaaagaaACATAAGCGTCTCCATACAG GAGAAACTCCGTACGCTTGCACCCAATGCAACAAAACATTTACGTTCCAACAATCATATCATAAACATCTTCTATATCATAATGATGAAAAGCCTCATATATGCAACTACTGTGGTCGAGCTTTTAAAGAACTATCAACGTTACACAATCATCAGCGAATACACACTGGGGAAAAACCGTTTTCATGTGAAACTTGTG GTAAATGTTTTCGTCAAAGAGTCTCATATTTAGTGCACAGGAGAATCCACACCGGCGTTATGCCTTACAAATGTACGGCGTGTGAAAAAAGCTTTCGGTACAAG GTTTCACAAAGAACACACAAGTGTCAGGCTCAACCGCCAGGAACTGTTGTGCGCCAAGTGGGTAATCTTGTTGAAAAACTTAAAAAGAAATGTGCAGATTCTTCGACATCAAACGACAAGGAAGAGCGAAGTAATCATGATAATTACTTTAGAGAAGTTTCAAAAGCAAACGCTGAACTAGTTCTCAGCGGTGCTAAACTATCTTTAGATGATATGGAAGCTGACAATTTTAATCTCATCAATGACACATTCAACCGAAACGTGCCTGAACAAATTACAGAATTAAAGAGTCCGACTCAAATgacgaaaaacaataaaatcgcACCTTGCTTGGATTCCAACTTAGAGGAGTTAATGGACAGTATTCCTCTTGTAGACAAAAACATGCCATCACCATCcgaaatcttaaaaaaattatgtctttCCAAAGATGAAGATTACTCGCTGTCACCAGATAAAACATGTGAAAACGACTTCGAGATTTATAAAGatattgataaatatttatga